The stretch of DNA GAATTGGATATCTTCAAATCGCTATGGCCAATTCTACACCGCCCGTTCTGGATCTAACGCATGGAGTCTGCGTGCATCGTGTGGAGAAATTTCAACCGAAAATGAGGAGATGATTGGTTGCGATGGTTGCCAACGTTGGTACCATGTCCGTTGTGTCGAGCCCGATGCGAAAGAAAAAGACACATGGTACTGTGCAGGAGAATCATGTCAACGGTTGAAGAGGAAGACAAATCGCGCTAAAAAGCTGGTGATGAATCGGATCACTCCAGCGTCAAATCCGACTGTGAGCTTACTCTGGAAAATAAGCTGAAAGCGATGGAAGAGAAGCAAAAACGGATGGAGCAAGAGCTGGAGATGgagatgaaaattaaaaagaaagagatggaaTTCAAACGAGCCATCGAAAGGAAGCGGATGCTGATGGAGAATCAGCTGCGCGAAGAGGAAGAAGAACAAAATAGAAAGATGCAGGAGGATATTCTGCGACAGCGGAAGAAGCAATTGAAACGAATGGAAATGAGACAGCAGTCGTTTGATCATGAGATGAAAGCTATGGACGAAGCGATGGCTCGGTTACAAAAATTCACGGTTAAAGTATCAACAACTAAACAGGTTGATGCAGGTGAAGGAACATCTGGGGAGCAGAAGAAAGTACCTAGCGCGAAGCTCGGGAAATTAACGAATGAAGATTTGCTGAAATTGGAAGCTGCTCAAGATGGAAATGTGGATAAAAATGGTGACATTGAAAATGATTCCGATGATGAATCAGAAGACGAATCGGAGGATACATCCGATAACAGTTCGGAGAAAAGTAAAGAAACGAAAAAGAGTGAAATCACGAAGAACGTCGACCGGTTAAGCCAACACGGGCAGGGGCAGGTACGTGCCGCACCCACCAAAACACAGTTGGCAGCGAGAAGTGGAGTGAGTAAAAAGTTACCCATGTTCTCAGGGAAGCCAGAAGACTGGCCGTTATTTTACGGAATGTACCAGGCATCCACTGAGGCCTGTGGATATTCAGATATCGAGAATCTTGTAAGGCTTCAAGAATGTCTAAAAGGCCAAGCCCTTGAGATGGTTCGCGGACAGCTTCATCTACCGAAATCAGTCCCGAGAGTTATAGAAAAGCTGCGCCAGTTGTACGGTCGTCCGGAGCAATTGCTGCAGAGTCATCTGGAGAAGGTTCTGGAGAAGGATTGGAACTGGCAAGCTAGCAACATTCATCCCTTTCGGAACGGCAGTAGAGCAGCTGTGCGAGCACCTGGAGGCAGCGGAACTCAAACAACATTTGGTAAATCCTTTGCTTATTCAAGATCTGGTCGAAAAGCTCCCGGACAACGACAAGCGTGAGTGGGTGCGCTTCAAGCGAGGAAAGAAAAAGGTTACGCTCAGGACGTTCACCGATTTCCTTTCCGAAATAGTCTCGGAAGCCTGCAAGGCGAATGTCAATATGGAACTTACTTCAAAACCTTTCCACGATAGTTGAACAGGAAAAATCCAAGGTAAATCGAAGGAAAAGGGAGCAGTATTCAATCACAGTGAAGCTGGTGGACATCAGAGAAATATGAACCCATGCAAAGTGTGTCAGCGTACAGATCATCGGTTGCGATATTGCCAAGATTTCAAAGCCATGGCATACGTAGACTGGATGAAAGTCGTGGATCATTGGAAGCTGTGCCACGTGTGTCTGAACGAACACGGATCGGCGCAGTGTAAATTTAAACTGCGGTGCAACGTCGGAGAATGCAGACAGCCACACAATTACCTTCTCCATCCGATCGACGGTGCAGTTGGTACTAGCGCGCACATTTGGACGAACAACATCACTCTGTTCCGAATGATCCCGGTTTGTCTCCATTGTAAGGGAAGGTCTATCACCATCTTAGCGTTCTTGGATGAAGGTGCTTCGGAAACCCTGATAGAAAAGAGCTTGGCAGATCGTTTGGGAGTTGTTGGAGTACACGAGAAGCTCACCATAAAGTGGACGGCTGACATCGCTAGAGAAGAGAAGGATTCGAAACGAATGAATCTTTGGATTTCAGCGGTTGGTGCAGACGAAAAACTGCTCTTGAAGACAGTTCGCACAGTCCAAAAATTATTGTTGCCTACACAAGTGTTAGACGCAGGGAACCTCGCGCGACAGTATAAGCATATGCGGGGTCTGCCTATTGCTTCATACAATGGACGACCGGAAATGTTAATCGGGCTAAATAATATTCACTCATTTGCCCCGCTTGAAGCAAAGATCGGAGCAGTTGTGGATCCGATAGCTGTACGGTGCAAGCGAGAAAACAACGAAACGAATCGGTGACCGTTTTGAAACTGGGTTGATTTGGATGACGGATGATCCACAATTTCCGGATAGTTATCCCATGGCTTTACGCAGAATGAAGCAACTAGAGAGGAAGTTAGAGAAGAATCCTGAACTCTATGCAAATGTTTGCAAGCAAATCGACGAGTACCACGACAAAGGGTACGCCCATATTGCTACCCCGGAGGAACTCGACGCAATTGTTTCCAATAAGGTATGGTATCTCCCACTTAATGTCGTACTAAACCTCAACAAACCAGGTAAGGTACGCCTCGTGTGGGACGCAGCAGCTACTGTACAAGGTGTCTCTCTAAATTCACAATTACTAAAAGGCCCTGATATGCTAGTATCTTTGGTTCATGTAATCGGTGGGTTTCGGGAATACCGAATCGCCATAGGCGGCGATCTACGTGAAATGTACCACCAGATAAAGATAATTTCTCAAGATCGGAGATTTCAGCACTTCCTCTTCCGAAAAGACCCCAGCGAACCTCCCCGCGAATATATTATGGACGTTGCCACCTTTGGTTCGACAAGTTCCCCGTGTTCTGCACAATACGTTAAAAACCTCAATGATCAAGAGTTCGCCAGACAGTATCCCGAGGCAGCAGCGGCGATTATCACTCGTCATCATGATTACTTCGACAGTGTCGACACCGTCGAAGAGGCAATTAAACGCGCGAGGGAAGTCAAACTCATCCATCAGAAGGGAGGTTTCGAGATCAGGAACTGGATTTCCATTTCAACAAAAGTACTCCAGAGCCTCGGTGAAAAGAAACAAGTTTCCGTTGTCCATATAACCGAAGACAAGGCGACATCGCATGAACGTGTTCTGGGTCTGATTTGGGATCCAGAACTAGatgaattttctttctccactCAGCATCGTCAAGAACATCTTCCATATCTTCGCGGAGACAAACGCCCATCGAAACGTGTCGTATTAAGCTGCGTCATGGGATTCTTTGATCCATTGGGCTTACTCTCTCCATTTACCGTCCACGGAAAAATTATAGTGCAACATTTATGGCGTAGTGGTTGCGACTGGGATGATGCGATTAACGACGAATGTTGGGGGATGTGGAAACGCTGGATTGCAGTATTACCGCAATTGGATAATATCCGTATACAACGTTGTTATCTCGGAGATTCCTTGTCCTCGTCAGTGGAATCGGTCGAAGTCCACATCTTTACTGATGCCAGTGAACATGCCTACGGTTGTGTGTCATAAATGGAGTTGTGCGCTGTATTTTAGCCATGTCTCGGTCAAAAGTGGCACCGTTGAAGCATCAATCTATACCGCGACTGGAGTTGATGGCAGCTGTTCTTGGGGCGCGGATGAGCCGAATAATTATAGACTCACATTCACTGAAAATTGAGCGATGTGTACTGTGGACAGACTCACGCACCGTGTGGAGTTGGATTCGATCTGACCAACACAAATATAAACAATTTGTGGCGTTTAGGATCGGAGAGATACTAGAACTTACACGAGCGACGGACTGGCGATGGATCCCAACGAAGCAAAATATAGCGGACATCTTGACGAAATG from Toxorhynchites rutilus septentrionalis strain SRP chromosome 3, ASM2978413v1, whole genome shotgun sequence encodes:
- the LOC129779763 gene encoding moesin-like isoform X2 produces the protein MEEKQKRMEQELEMEMKIKKKEMEFKRAIERKRMLMENQLREEEEEQNRKMQEDILRQRKKQLKRMEMRQQSFDHEMKAMDEAMARLQKFTVKVSTTKQVDAGEGTSGEQKKVPSAKLGKLTNEDLLKLEAAQDGNVDKNGDIENDSDDESEDESEDTSDNSSEKSKETKKSEITKNVDRLSQHGQGQVRAAPTKTQLAARSGVSKKLPMFSGKPEDWPLFYGMYQASTEACGYSDIENLVRLQECLKGQALEMVRGQLHLPKSVPRVIEKLRQLYGRPEQLLQSHLEKVLEKDWNWQASNIHPFRNGSRAAVRAPGGSGTQTTFGKSFAYSRSGRKAPGQRQA
- the LOC129779763 gene encoding uncharacterized protein LOC129779763 isoform X1 is translated as MTDDPQFPDSYPMALRRMKQLERKLEKNPELYANVCKQIDEYHDKGYAHIATPEELDAIVSNKVWYLPLNVVLNLNKPGKVRLVWDAAATVQGVSLNSQLLKGPDMLVSLVHVIGGFREYRIAIGGDLREMYHQIKIISQDRRFQHFLFRKDPSEPPREYIMDVATFGSTSSPCSAQYVKNLNDQEFARQYPEAAAAIITRHHDYFDSVDTVEEAIKRAREVKLIHQKGGFEIRNWISISTKVLQSLGEKKQVSVVHITEDKATSHERVLGLIWDPELDEFSFSTQHRQEHLPYLRGDKRPSKRVVLSCVMGFFDPLGLLSPFTVHGKIIVQHLWRSGCDWDDAINDECWGMWKRWIAVLPQLDNIRIQRCYLGDSLSSSVESVEVHIFTDASEHAYGCVS